TATACTTTCTTATTCTTCAAAAAATAAATTAAAGCCTCCTTGTTTATTTATAATGAGAAATATCTAAAGCTTCGTACATCCTACTTAGACCTAATTTATATAAATAATATGTGTACAACGTATTCTTCATTGACAATACATCTTGAACCTTATATAATATTCAGTAATTTAAAAATTGAATCTCTTATCAAGAGTGGTGGAGGGAATAGGCCCTTTGAAACCCGGCAACCTAAAAGCAATAATGATTTGCTTTTTACGGTGCTAAATCCTACAGACCTTAGAAATGGTCTGGAAGATAAGAGGAGGAACGGAAAACGATTCTAGCCCTCTTCTTTAGGAAGAGGGCTTTTTATTTCCACCACCTCCAAATAGTCGCCTACCTTGAAAAAATTAACCAGCCGAAAACATACTTTTCGCAAGATTCATTCAACAGGTTCCAAAAACGGAGACCACAAATGCAAAAAAGATAAGAGGATTAGATCTTAAGAACCAGCCCCACATTCAAAGGAGGAATAAAACAATGACAAGCTTTTTCATGCAAGATCCAGAGACAATTTTACTTCACGGCGGGCAAATACCCGACCCGACAACAGGTGCAAGGGCAGTACCTATCTACCAAACTACTTCTTATGTTTTTAAAGATACCAAACATGCCCAAAATTTATTCGGATTAGCGGAGCCAGGAAATATTTATTCTCGTATTGGTAATCCAACAGTCGATGCATTTGAACAGCGTGTTGCTCAATTGGAAGATGGGGTCGCAGCAGTAGCAACCTCTTCTGGTATGGCTGCTATTACATTCGCTATTTTAAATGTCGCCAGTGCTGGCGATGAAATCATTACCGACAGCAATCTTTATGGTGGGACGTATAACTTATTTGCTAACACATTGCCTCGCTATGGCATCAACGTTAAATTCGTTGATGGTACCAATCCAAAAGAAGTAGAAGCAGCGATCACTGACAAAACAAAAGCTATTTTTGGAGAAACGATTACAAATCCAAGTCTTCACGTTTTTGATATAGAGACCATTGCTACTATCGCTCACGCACACCATATTCCATTAATTATTGATAATACATTCGCACCATACCTTACCAAACCATTCGCCTGGGGAGCGGATATTATTGTCCATTCTGCTACAAAATGGATCGGCGGACACGGAACCACCATTGGAGGTATCATTGTAGACGGTGGAAGATTTGATTGGAACAATGAACGATTTCCTGACTTTACTGAACCCGATGAGAGTTATAATGGTCTGCGGTTTATTGATGTTGGACCAGCCGCTTTTGCCACTAAGCTTCGCGTGCAATTAATTCGTGATATTGGCGCTTGCTTAAGTCCACATAGTGCCTTTTTACTGCTTCAAGGATTAGAAACGTTACATTTACGTATGCAACAACATACACAAAATGCACAAAAGATTGCATCGTATTTGGAGGATCATCCAGCAATTGAGTGGGTCAGTTATCCAGGTTTGCCCAGCCATCCGTCCTATCCATTAATAAAAAAATATTTCCGTGATGGTACGGCAGGATCGATCATTACGTTTGGTATAAAAGGGGGGAGGGAAGCTGGACGACAATTAATTGATCACATTGAATTATGGTCACATGTAGCCAATGTAGGTGATGCGAAATCACTGATTATTCACCCCGCTTCCACGACACATCAACAACTTACATCAGAAGAATTAGCAGCGAGCGGAACGACGGAAGAAACCGTCCGTTTATCGATTGGGTTAGAATCCGTAAATGATTTGCTAATTACACTAGATCAAGCGATAGCCAAAGCTACAGGTGAACAAGAGACCATCGTATTTGATGATCAGCACGCTATCCATTGGCTGCTCCATTCTTCTTTTATAAGAGACGAGGGGAACATACGCAAAAAAACCATTGCCGTTTACGGGTTAGAGCAAGCGAGCAAAGCAGATGAAGAAAAAGTGTTGCAACTGCGAGCACTTGGATTTGACATAGTTGCTGTCGGAAATCCTATTTCCACAGCGGAACTGCCACAGTATGATGAGTTATCTGAGGTTCCGATTGTAGACGCCATTTGGCTGGTACACGCAACATTACCAGCTGACTTGTTAGAGCAACTCGTAAATAAAAAATGCAAGCTTTTATGGATCGAGCAACCGAACGCTTTCCATAATATAGCAGATTATAAAAAAGCAGCAGAAATTACAGTTATTACACACAAGAACCCTTATGATGAAGCACTACGACTTCGTAATAATTCCTGTTTAACACCAGTGTAAAGTTAACTAATTCAAACCAGTAGAGATAATAAAAAGCTCATAGACTTAAAAAAATGGATTTTATTACCCTTAAACAGGACTCCATCTTGCTCAATCAAACTTTAGGTGCCCTAGCCTTTTTACAAACACTTCGTAAAAGCTTATGGCGCCTTTTGTTTTATTAAGGAAAGTGCCTCGAAAACGAATATGAATAATGGTTAGAAAATGCTTAAAATTTGTCAGTTTCTATACATAGACAAAGAAAAAATGATCAACAAACTAATACTGCTATTATTGGAATATTTTTGATAAGTTATGGATAATTGACCTGCTTTGTACAACATTTGACTAATAAACTCTAGTCAAATGTTGTTCTAGTTAAAAATTCTCCTACGAAATGTGGGAGAATTTTTAAGAAAACGACTCATAAAAATTTTATACTGTTGAACTCAATGATATACCCTCCATCTTTAATAGTTGCGAAATGATTGGAGAAAAAATCAATTCTACCCACTACCTAGAGTCTTAGCCTTATATATTTATGCTATTTTAGCACGTTATAACGAAAGCTCAACCGGTTGGGATACCATTGGTTATAATTTATCTTACTTGAGAATACGTACTGCGCTTAAAAATGAATAGCACTATTTATTTAAGGTGTTTACGCTAATCAATAGATTGAGAAATTTGTTTCTTTGCTAATGCTATTCTAGAACTATCAATTTCGTGTAGATACTGACAAATTTGTTCAACGACGAAAAGCTGCGACATTTCCGTAATTAAAGTACTTCCTTCTTGTGCTACTTCCTTTCCTGCAGTAAATAATAATAATTCAGCGATTTTAGTAATAGGCGACCGTGAATGGTTCGTAATCGCAATCGTTTTTGCTCCATTTTCCTTCACCTTACTTAACCATTGTAACGTCTCTCGTGTATCACCTGTTACACTAAATGCGATCGCCAAGTCATCAGGTTCAATTAAATGAGATGAAACCAATCTTGTATGCTGTTCTGAAAAAAAGTATGCTTTATAACCAAGGCGCATGAGTCTAATCTGTGCTCCCTGTGCAGCCAAAGCAGAGAAACCGATACCAAACAAATAGATTGCATTACTGTTCTTTATCAAATTTGCTGATTGTTTTATTTTTTCCGTATTGGTCATCAGTCTTGTTTCATCCAGCATTTTAACAATATCTTGGTACGTTTTTTCAAATTTAGTATCCGCTTTAGGTTCTTTACCGCTAAGGATTTGCTTTGCCATAGTAGTCTTAAATTCATGATATCCAGAAAAGCCTACCTTTTTTAAAAAGCGAATTACAGTAGCTTCCCCGACACCAAATTCATCAGCAAGTTCTGTTAAAGACATAAAAGCAATACGCTGGTAGTTCTCGGAAACAAACGAGGCAACTTTTTTCTCGCTCTTCGTTAAGGCTGGGTAAATGCTCTTCACTCGTGCTAAAAAATCCATTATATCCATAGATTAAACTCTCCTTGCGCCAGGAATTACTACTTCTTCTTTATTTTTAAATCAAGACCGATTTCAAACATTCTTTTCCATGGTAAATGTATACAAATCTGGGATAATTCGAATTCCGAAAAGCTATTTTTTACCATTTGCTGATAATATATTTCAATCCTCTTCTTAATTTCACTAGCAACTTTATCATCCTGATGATTCAATTGGAAATAGTCTGCGCCAATTTCAGGAAGAACGGTCTCTGTAACCTCTTTGCGAACAATGGACTGATATAAACCATCTTCAAGGATATGGTATATGAGATTCTTTTTTATTGTCAAGCAATCCTGCTTGTCAAATGCAAAGCTGCCTGCAGCAATAGATGTCCCTAACGTATTACCATTTGTGTTCCAGCCTTTATAAGATATTAATTGATCAAGAAGCTGATAGTCATCCAGATAATGGAGCAATTCTATATCGCCTCCGTTTGCAAAGGCACTGTCCGCAAGCACTACAGGCTGTCCCATGTCCAAATAGTCTTGGATACGTTCTGTAAAAAAGTGTAGCTGACGATAGCTGCTGTAGGTGACATCTTTTTCATCTTGATTAAATGCTTCTTGCATTACTTTACCTGGTGTATTAATTGCTAATATAAAATCTGCCTCCTTCGGCTGTAAAGCCACTTTACAGCCAGAAGCAAGCAAATGTGCTTTGACACTTTCGGCAAATGGTCTGTCTTCATAAAGTGGTATAATATAGGGACCTAATGTTGAGCTAAAAAAAGAGTATACCCGCGGTTTCCTATTGAGCAAATGATTAACCATTCGGGCAACTAATGTAGATCCAACCTCATCTGCTCCTGGATAGACCATTACTTTGTTTTGTAACCTTTTTTGTTCGATGTAGCGATAAACAACTGCCTGATCTTTTGCAGTATATCCATATACTGCAGCATCATCTTGCGGAATAGCAAGAAAGTTTATTACGTCTGAAGCAACTAAATCAAGAACATGCATGTTCATCGTAACATTGAAATTACGTCGTCTTTCATAATCTTCAATAAACATTTCTGGAATTTTGGTATTTATTTGTTGTAATTGACTTTTTTCCTTTTCATTTAATCCTGTACGGCTGTCTTTATCTAGTAAATAAGCTCTTTTAAATAATGCTTCTCCATACGCAGCATAATAATCCGGTTCTTCATCAGAGCTATTAAACTTCGGAGTACGCATAATTAAATTTGATGCAACTATTGGTAAATGCGGATATTCTGCTCTTAGCAGTTGGAACTTTTTCAATCGCTCTTTTCCTTCCGATTCACGTAATTGGTGTAATCGAGACGGTAAAAGACCACCGTATAGCATCATTTCAACAGAAACTACCAAACCATCAGCCTCAGGAGCATAATCATTGATAAATTTCCATAATTGCTCGACATTTGCTTTTTCTTTTTTCCGACCTAGTATTTCACTTGGTGGAACAATTAATTTTACGTCCTTTCTTGTTTCTTGCATATATTGTGGATATAAATAATTACATGGTCGCTCGTCTAACGGGATATAGATTATCTTTTTCATATTATCACCTAATTTTTTGGAGTTTTTCTCATAATTACTTCTATACAGTCGACCACTGTTTTTTGAATCTCATCTGCTTTTTGCTTTACTTGATCTGAAGCGGAGTCAATAGCAAATGAATACCCAGCAGTTTCGAACATGGAAATATCGTTTT
This genomic interval from Virgibacillus pantothenticus contains the following:
- a CDS encoding DUF4127 family protein — its product is MKKIIYIPLDERPCNYLYPQYMQETRKDVKLIVPPSEILGRKKEKANVEQLWKFINDYAPEADGLVVSVEMMLYGGLLPSRLHQLRESEGKERLKKFQLLRAEYPHLPIVASNLIMRTPKFNSSDEEPDYYAAYGEALFKRAYLLDKDSRTGLNEKEKSQLQQINTKIPEMFIEDYERRRNFNVTMNMHVLDLVASDVINFLAIPQDDAAVYGYTAKDQAVVYRYIEQKRLQNKVMVYPGADEVGSTLVARMVNHLLNRKPRVYSFFSSTLGPYIIPLYEDRPFAESVKAHLLASGCKVALQPKEADFILAINTPGKVMQEAFNQDEKDVTYSSYRQLHFFTERIQDYLDMGQPVVLADSAFANGGDIELLHYLDDYQLLDQLISYKGWNTNGNTLGTSIAAGSFAFDKQDCLTIKKNLIYHILEDGLYQSIVRKEVTETVLPEIGADYFQLNHQDDKVASEIKKRIEIYYQQMVKNSFSEFELSQICIHLPWKRMFEIGLDLKIKKK
- a CDS encoding MurR/RpiR family transcriptional regulator → MDIMDFLARVKSIYPALTKSEKKVASFVSENYQRIAFMSLTELADEFGVGEATVIRFLKKVGFSGYHEFKTTMAKQILSGKEPKADTKFEKTYQDIVKMLDETRLMTNTEKIKQSANLIKNSNAIYLFGIGFSALAAQGAQIRLMRLGYKAYFFSEQHTRLVSSHLIEPDDLAIAFSVTGDTRETLQWLSKVKENGAKTIAITNHSRSPITKIAELLLFTAGKEVAQEGSTLITEMSQLFVVEQICQYLHEIDSSRIALAKKQISQSID
- a CDS encoding PLP-dependent aspartate aminotransferase family protein yields the protein MTSFFMQDPETILLHGGQIPDPTTGARAVPIYQTTSYVFKDTKHAQNLFGLAEPGNIYSRIGNPTVDAFEQRVAQLEDGVAAVATSSGMAAITFAILNVASAGDEIITDSNLYGGTYNLFANTLPRYGINVKFVDGTNPKEVEAAITDKTKAIFGETITNPSLHVFDIETIATIAHAHHIPLIIDNTFAPYLTKPFAWGADIIVHSATKWIGGHGTTIGGIIVDGGRFDWNNERFPDFTEPDESYNGLRFIDVGPAAFATKLRVQLIRDIGACLSPHSAFLLLQGLETLHLRMQQHTQNAQKIASYLEDHPAIEWVSYPGLPSHPSYPLIKKYFRDGTAGSIITFGIKGGREAGRQLIDHIELWSHVANVGDAKSLIIHPASTTHQQLTSEELAASGTTEETVRLSIGLESVNDLLITLDQAIAKATGEQETIVFDDQHAIHWLLHSSFIRDEGNIRKKTIAVYGLEQASKADEEKVLQLRALGFDIVAVGNPISTAELPQYDELSEVPIVDAIWLVHATLPADLLEQLVNKKCKLLWIEQPNAFHNIADYKKAAEITVITHKNPYDEALRLRNNSCLTPV